From a region of the Microbacterium sp. nov. GSS16 genome:
- a CDS encoding DUF1801 domain-containing protein: MKPTGDDVAALIARSAPAIRRRDAETLTALMQEISGRTPATWGTIIGFGQVHYHYPTGTEGDTGLLAFAPRKAATTIYLLDGVDAHADALAQLGPHTTGAGCLYIKDLEQIDLDVLREILTRSLAWAESGGSEGMQLTVVS; the protein is encoded by the coding sequence GTGAAGCCGACCGGCGACGACGTCGCGGCCCTGATCGCGCGTTCTGCTCCGGCGATCCGACGACGGGATGCCGAGACCCTGACTGCTCTGATGCAGGAGATCTCCGGCCGCACTCCCGCCACCTGGGGCACGATCATCGGATTCGGCCAAGTGCACTACCACTACCCCACCGGTACCGAGGGCGACACCGGTCTGCTCGCCTTCGCCCCACGCAAGGCGGCGACGACCATCTACCTGCTCGACGGCGTCGACGCTCACGCCGACGCACTGGCGCAGCTCGGCCCGCACACGACGGGCGCCGGATGCCTGTACATCAAAGACCTCGAGCAGATCGACCTCGATGTTCTGCGCGAAATCTTGACCCGCTCGCTCGCCTGGGCGGAGTCCGGGGGCAGCGAGGGGATGCAGCTCACCGTTGTGAGCTGA
- the hemQ gene encoding hydrogen peroxide-dependent heme synthase — MPETRDDNPSGFTLWAVWGRNPDAPAIETDESELEVLVGHIESSGVSVRGFYDVSGLKADADLMVWLHGDTVEELQRALRRLRRTDLLRNLLPVWNVMGVHRDAEFNRAHVPGFLRGVEPKQWLCLYPFVRTPEWYLIEESERRKMLADHGRKGAAFTGVIANTVAAFALGDYEWLLPLESDSPTELVDLMRDLRYTEARRYVKEEVPFYTGRRLRLDEIAEVLQ; from the coding sequence ATGCCCGAAACGCGCGATGACAACCCGTCCGGATTCACCCTGTGGGCCGTCTGGGGCAGAAACCCCGACGCGCCGGCGATCGAGACCGATGAGAGCGAGCTCGAAGTGCTCGTCGGCCACATCGAGAGCTCTGGGGTCAGCGTCCGAGGGTTCTACGACGTCAGCGGCCTCAAGGCCGACGCCGACCTCATGGTGTGGCTGCACGGCGACACCGTCGAAGAGCTGCAGCGCGCGCTGCGCCGCCTGCGTCGCACCGACCTGCTGCGCAACCTGCTGCCGGTGTGGAACGTCATGGGCGTGCATCGCGACGCGGAGTTCAACCGCGCGCACGTACCCGGCTTCCTCCGCGGAGTCGAGCCGAAGCAGTGGCTATGCCTCTACCCGTTCGTGCGCACGCCGGAGTGGTACCTGATCGAGGAGTCCGAGCGTCGCAAGATGCTCGCCGATCACGGACGCAAGGGGGCCGCTTTCACCGGCGTGATCGCGAACACGGTCGCGGCCTTCGCGCTCGGCGACTACGAGTGGCTGCTGCCCCTCGAGTCCGATTCGCCGACCGAGCTCGTCGACCTCATGCGCGACCTGCGCTACACCGAGGCCCGTCGCTACGTGAAGGAGGAGGTGCCCTTCTACACCGGGCGCCGCCTGCGTCTCGACGAGATCGCCGAAGTGCTTCAGTGA
- a CDS encoding HhH-GPD-type base excision DNA repair protein, producing MALHITGDTAADDLLTNNPLALLVGMLLDQQVPMETAFAGPLKIEQRTGAADAAAIAGMDPDAFLEAFKQTPAVHRFPGSMAARVQTLCQTLVDEWGGNAAALWTEGDPDGAEVLKRLKKLPGFGEQKAKIFLALLGKQYGFTGAGWREASAPYGEPDAFRSVADIVSPESLTKVREHKKAMKAAAKAAK from the coding sequence ATGGCCCTTCACATCACCGGAGACACCGCCGCCGACGACCTGCTCACGAACAATCCGCTCGCGCTGCTGGTCGGGATGCTGCTCGACCAGCAGGTGCCGATGGAGACGGCGTTCGCCGGCCCGCTCAAGATCGAGCAGCGCACCGGAGCTGCTGACGCCGCCGCGATCGCGGGGATGGATCCGGATGCCTTTCTCGAGGCGTTCAAGCAGACGCCGGCCGTGCACCGCTTCCCGGGCTCGATGGCAGCCCGGGTGCAGACGCTCTGCCAGACGCTCGTCGACGAGTGGGGCGGGAACGCCGCGGCGCTCTGGACCGAAGGCGACCCGGATGGCGCCGAGGTGCTGAAGCGGCTGAAGAAGCTGCCCGGATTCGGCGAGCAGAAGGCGAAGATCTTCCTCGCACTGCTCGGCAAGCAGTACGGCTTCACCGGTGCGGGCTGGCGCGAGGCATCCGCTCCCTACGGTGAACCGGATGCATTCCGCAGCGTCGCCGACATCGTCTCGCCCGAGTCGCTAACGAAGGTGCGCGAGCACAAGAAGGCCATGAAGGCGGCCGCGAAGGCGGCGAAGTGA
- a CDS encoding protoporphyrinogen/coproporphyrinogen oxidase, protein MSSEHSPALAARAAQQHIVIIGGGIGGLVAARECAKVGMRVTLLEASGALGGSIRSVELDGITVDAGAESFATRGGHVKALVDELGLADAVVPPQGGGAWLSGIPDAPDAPLPKGSLLGIPANPFQDDVRRIIGWRGAWRAYLDRLRPPLTIGHERSLGKLVGSRMGARVRDRLVAPVTAGVYSADPDDVDTDVAAPGLNAALTRIGSLTGAVGLLAAERKGTAPGSAVLGLVGGMGRLVEALRADLLAYGVEIRTGARVTHLERERAEWSVEIAPSLEEGADADAAAPLRATGVIVATAEPSARPLIDAHVSGLAEVGDAPEIEIVTLLLDAPELDAAPRGSGVLTVPGSHIAKALTHSTVKWGWLRDAAGGRHVVRVSFGSQGEAAATAALDDDAAAALALSEASALLGVPLRPAQLVAAHRARYVQAQPTSLIGATERRAAVRAAVVAAPGLGIVGAWVAGTGLAQVIPDAVAEADRLRASLLWD, encoded by the coding sequence ATGAGCTCCGAGCACTCCCCGGCCCTCGCCGCGCGCGCCGCGCAGCAGCACATCGTCATCATCGGCGGCGGCATCGGCGGTCTGGTCGCCGCTCGGGAGTGCGCGAAGGTGGGCATGCGGGTGACGCTGCTGGAGGCATCCGGGGCGCTGGGCGGAAGCATCCGCTCCGTCGAACTCGACGGCATCACCGTCGACGCGGGAGCCGAGAGCTTCGCGACGCGCGGCGGTCACGTGAAGGCGCTCGTCGACGAGCTGGGCCTCGCCGACGCGGTGGTTCCCCCGCAGGGCGGTGGCGCGTGGCTGAGCGGCATCCCGGATGCCCCCGACGCGCCCCTTCCCAAGGGCAGCCTGCTGGGCATCCCGGCCAACCCGTTCCAAGACGACGTGCGCCGCATCATCGGCTGGCGCGGCGCCTGGCGGGCGTATCTCGACCGCCTCCGCCCGCCGCTGACCATCGGGCACGAGCGCAGCCTCGGCAAGCTGGTCGGCTCGCGTATGGGTGCGCGTGTGCGCGACAGGCTCGTGGCGCCTGTCACTGCGGGCGTCTACTCCGCCGACCCCGACGACGTCGACACCGACGTCGCCGCGCCAGGGCTCAACGCCGCGCTCACGCGCATCGGATCGCTGACCGGAGCGGTCGGCCTGCTCGCGGCCGAGCGCAAGGGCACAGCGCCCGGGTCGGCGGTGCTCGGGCTCGTCGGCGGCATGGGCCGGCTCGTCGAGGCGCTGCGCGCCGACCTCCTCGCGTACGGGGTCGAGATCCGCACCGGCGCCCGCGTCACCCATCTCGAGCGCGAGCGTGCGGAATGGAGTGTCGAGATCGCTCCGTCGCTCGAAGAGGGGGCGGATGCCGATGCCGCAGCCCCCCTGCGCGCCACCGGAGTCATCGTCGCGACAGCCGAGCCGTCGGCGCGCCCCCTCATCGACGCGCACGTCTCGGGCCTCGCCGAGGTCGGGGACGCACCTGAGATCGAGATCGTGACGCTGCTGCTCGACGCACCCGAACTCGACGCCGCGCCCCGCGGCAGCGGCGTGCTCACGGTGCCGGGCAGCCACATCGCCAAGGCCCTCACCCACTCCACGGTCAAATGGGGCTGGCTGCGCGATGCGGCGGGTGGACGTCACGTCGTACGCGTGTCGTTCGGCAGCCAGGGCGAGGCTGCGGCGACGGCCGCCCTCGATGACGACGCGGCTGCCGCGCTCGCGCTGTCGGAGGCATCCGCCCTGCTCGGCGTTCCGCTGCGCCCGGCGCAGCTGGTCGCCGCGCACCGCGCCCGGTACGTGCAGGCTCAGCCCACCTCGCTCATCGGCGCGACCGAGCGGCGGGCGGCCGTACGCGCTGCCGTGGTCGCCGCCCCGGGCCTCGGCATCGTGGGCGCGTGGGTCGCCGGCACCGGGCTCGCCCAGGTGATTCCGGATGCGGTCGCCGAAGCCGATCGGCTGCGTGCGAGCCTGCTCTGGGACTGA
- the hemC gene encoding hydroxymethylbilane synthase, translating into MSTQAPIRLGTRRSALAQAQSGHVADALAAVAGRPVELVPIVSEGDTNRASLSEIGGTGIFANRLREALIAGECDILVHSLKDLPTAVPAELVIAATPRRADARDVVITRGGTPLHELRHGSTVGTGSPRRIAQVRRRAPHAEVVDIRGNVDSRLERVSSGELDAVILAAAGLTRLGSETALRREELGLTEWPTAPGQGALAVETTADAPAELLDALARLDDLDTRIAVTVERAVLAGLDAGCQAPMAAHAVVTGDSIRLRAVVYEPGGGRRIGLDVSESLNRGYIRRNGSGNGADAADGADPMRTARELGESAAHRLLEQGAADLLP; encoded by the coding sequence GTGAGCACGCAGGCACCCATCCGGCTCGGCACCCGGCGCAGCGCGCTCGCCCAGGCGCAGTCCGGTCACGTCGCCGACGCGCTCGCCGCCGTCGCCGGTCGTCCGGTCGAGCTCGTGCCGATCGTCTCGGAGGGCGACACGAACCGCGCATCCCTGTCGGAGATCGGCGGCACCGGCATCTTCGCCAACCGTCTGCGCGAGGCGCTGATCGCGGGGGAGTGCGACATCCTCGTGCACTCCCTGAAAGATCTGCCCACTGCCGTGCCCGCCGAACTGGTCATCGCGGCGACGCCGCGTCGGGCGGATGCCAGGGACGTGGTCATCACGCGCGGCGGCACGCCCCTGCACGAGCTGCGCCACGGCAGCACCGTGGGCACCGGCTCGCCGCGCCGCATCGCTCAGGTGCGGCGCCGAGCGCCGCACGCCGAGGTCGTCGACATCCGTGGCAACGTCGACTCCCGTCTCGAGCGGGTCTCGTCGGGTGAGCTGGACGCCGTGATCCTCGCCGCTGCCGGTCTCACCCGCCTCGGCTCGGAGACGGCGCTGCGCCGCGAGGAGCTGGGCCTGACCGAATGGCCGACCGCGCCCGGGCAGGGGGCGCTGGCTGTGGAGACCACGGCCGATGCCCCGGCAGAACTGCTCGATGCGCTCGCACGACTCGATGATCTCGACACCCGCATCGCGGTGACGGTCGAGCGAGCCGTGCTCGCCGGACTCGACGCCGGATGCCAGGCGCCCATGGCAGCCCACGCGGTCGTCACGGGAGACAGCATCCGTCTGCGCGCCGTCGTGTACGAACCCGGCGGCGGACGCCGAATCGGGCTGGACGTCTCCGAGTCCCTGAACAGGGGGTATATTCGACGGAACGGCAGCGGCAACGGAGCGGATGCTGCCGATGGTGCAGACCCGATGCGCACGGCTCGTGAGCTCGGCGAATCTGCGGCCCATCGGCTGCTCGAACAGGGAGCGGCCGACCTCCTCCCCTGA
- a CDS encoding DUF3887 domain-containing protein, which yields MVDQFPGDGIPLSALAAMVEEARAVGVPVDDAAAIRQADQLVRRSQARLVDLVVATRAAGVSWQAIGDALGVSRQAAFKRFGGAVARPQKETEMGEQMIDLMDRTRAVFERLDAGDYEAVRTQMTYTCARMLSKRKIEGVWNQVVAETGRLESSSDLTVQTPDGANALNKFANRVLASGAIVQATLRHEAGEWIGRVAYNGSGKITGLLIAPPGSRDLPF from the coding sequence ATGGTCGATCAGTTCCCGGGTGATGGGATTCCGTTGTCCGCACTCGCGGCAATGGTCGAGGAGGCACGAGCGGTTGGCGTCCCGGTCGATGACGCCGCTGCGATCCGGCAAGCCGATCAACTGGTGCGTCGGTCGCAGGCACGGCTCGTCGACCTCGTCGTCGCGACGCGTGCCGCCGGGGTCTCGTGGCAGGCGATCGGCGATGCGCTCGGCGTGAGCCGACAAGCCGCGTTCAAGCGGTTCGGAGGTGCGGTTGCGCGCCCCCAGAAGGAGACGGAGATGGGTGAGCAGATGATCGACCTCATGGATCGAACTCGCGCGGTGTTCGAACGCCTGGATGCGGGCGACTACGAAGCAGTGCGAACGCAGATGACCTATACCTGCGCTCGCATGCTCAGCAAGCGGAAGATCGAGGGAGTGTGGAATCAGGTCGTCGCCGAGACAGGACGGCTCGAGTCGTCCAGTGACCTCACGGTGCAGACTCCCGACGGCGCGAACGCGCTCAACAAGTTCGCCAACAGGGTGCTCGCGAGCGGCGCCATCGTACAGGCGACACTGCGTCACGAGGCGGGCGAATGGATCGGCCGGGTCGCCTACAACGGTTCTGGCAAGATCACCGGTCTCTTGATCGCGCCTCCGGGATCCCGCGACCTGCCGTTCTAG
- the hemE gene encoding uroporphyrinogen decarboxylase, producing the protein MSDLLRALAGETPERTPVWFMRQAGRSLPEYRELRVGTRMLDACLTPDMASEITLQPVRRHKVDAAVFFSDIVIPLRLAGVDVEIEPGRGPVFADPVRTADDVARITQIDPADLDGTAVAEAVRMTVAELGETPLIGFAGAPFTLAAYLIEGGPSKEHLRARAMMHADPEAWNALAGWLSRISRRFLEIQRDAGASVVQLFDSWAGSLSTADYRTHIARHSKAALEGIGLPSIHFGVGTGPFLADMRLDGVADAVGVDWRMPLDEAIGIVGSDTAVQGNIDPAMLQAPWPVLEAHVRDVIARGRGAKGHILNLGHGVPPETDPDQLTRIVQLAHGEL; encoded by the coding sequence ATGAGTGATCTGCTGCGCGCGCTCGCCGGCGAGACCCCCGAGCGCACCCCTGTCTGGTTCATGCGTCAGGCCGGGCGGTCGCTGCCCGAGTACCGCGAGCTGCGCGTCGGCACGCGGATGCTGGACGCCTGTCTCACCCCCGACATGGCATCCGAGATCACCCTGCAGCCGGTGCGCCGGCACAAGGTCGACGCGGCGGTGTTCTTCAGTGACATCGTCATCCCGCTGCGCCTGGCCGGCGTCGACGTCGAGATCGAGCCCGGCCGGGGCCCGGTCTTCGCCGACCCCGTGCGCACCGCCGACGACGTCGCCCGCATCACGCAGATCGACCCCGCCGACCTCGACGGCACCGCGGTCGCCGAGGCCGTGCGTATGACCGTCGCCGAGCTGGGCGAGACGCCGCTGATCGGCTTCGCCGGGGCGCCGTTCACCCTGGCCGCCTACCTGATCGAGGGCGGCCCTTCGAAGGAGCACCTGCGTGCCCGGGCCATGATGCACGCCGACCCCGAGGCGTGGAACGCGCTGGCCGGCTGGCTCTCGCGCATCTCGCGTCGCTTCCTCGAGATCCAGCGCGACGCCGGAGCCTCGGTCGTGCAGCTCTTCGACTCGTGGGCCGGTTCCCTCAGCACAGCCGACTACCGAACGCACATCGCCCGGCACTCGAAGGCGGCGCTCGAGGGGATCGGCCTGCCGAGCATCCACTTCGGCGTCGGCACCGGACCGTTCCTCGCCGACATGCGCCTGGACGGCGTTGCTGACGCCGTCGGCGTCGACTGGCGGATGCCGCTCGACGAGGCGATCGGCATCGTCGGATCCGACACCGCCGTGCAGGGCAACATCGACCCCGCGATGCTTCAGGCCCCGTGGCCGGTGCTCGAGGCCCACGTGCGCGACGTGATCGCCCGCGGCCGCGGCGCGAAGGGGCACATCCTCAACCTCGGTCACGGCGTGCCGCCCGAGACCGACCCCGACCAGCTCACGCGGATCGTGCAGCTCGCCCACGGCGAGCTCTGA
- a CDS encoding uroporphyrinogen-III synthase, translated as MTASETKTAKPLDGWRVLVPRGGPWGDSVAASLRAMGAVPVVAPLINFAPTTDQDALDAALARLQAGEYDWLTITSATTVDVLYAHRIVIPATTKVAAVGETTAAALQAVGYDVALMPELDNSAAGMAEKIISIEPDAQRILSLRSEIAKPVLSVMLTEAGHDVDSVVAYRTVGVPVTERIRRDVENGRINAILVTSGSVAKQVREQFPEIPDTTMLAAIGPRTAKDAEKAGLPVTAIADKQTVDALIDTVSRFTLPHAADEFAP; from the coding sequence ATGACTGCTTCCGAAACCAAGACCGCCAAGCCGCTCGACGGCTGGCGCGTCCTCGTGCCGCGGGGTGGCCCCTGGGGCGACAGCGTCGCCGCCAGCCTGCGCGCGATGGGTGCGGTGCCCGTGGTGGCGCCTCTCATCAACTTCGCCCCGACCACCGACCAGGACGCCCTGGATGCGGCCCTCGCCCGCCTGCAGGCCGGCGAGTACGACTGGCTGACCATCACCAGCGCCACGACGGTCGACGTGCTGTACGCGCATCGCATCGTGATCCCGGCGACGACCAAGGTCGCCGCCGTCGGCGAGACGACCGCTGCGGCTCTGCAGGCTGTCGGCTACGACGTTGCGCTCATGCCCGAGCTCGACAACTCGGCGGCCGGGATGGCCGAGAAGATCATCTCGATCGAGCCCGACGCGCAGCGCATCCTCTCGCTGCGCAGTGAGATCGCCAAGCCTGTCCTCTCGGTCATGCTCACCGAGGCGGGGCACGACGTCGACAGCGTGGTGGCCTACCGCACCGTCGGGGTGCCGGTCACCGAGCGGATCCGCCGCGATGTCGAGAACGGCCGCATCAACGCGATCCTGGTCACCAGCGGCTCGGTGGCCAAGCAGGTGCGCGAGCAGTTCCCCGAGATCCCCGACACGACGATGCTCGCGGCGATCGGCCCCCGCACCGCGAAGGACGCTGAGAAGGCGGGCCTGCCGGTCACGGCCATCGCCGACAAGCAGACGGTGGATGCGCTGATCGACACGGTCTCGCGCTTCACCCTCCCGCACGCGGCAGACGAGTTCGCGCCGTGA
- a CDS encoding adenylyltransferase/cytidyltransferase family protein, with product MSETVKKHQDYNPGPRVGITFSTFDLLHAGHIMMLAEAKRQCDYLICGLQMDPTLDRPEKNAPTQTVVERYIQLRGCEYVDEIVPYSTEQDLEDILRSFKIDVRIVGDEYEERDFTGRSYCEEAGIELYFNSREHRFSSSGLRKIVAAKEAERLARG from the coding sequence ATGAGCGAGACCGTCAAGAAGCACCAGGACTACAACCCCGGGCCGCGGGTGGGGATCACCTTCTCCACCTTCGATCTGCTGCACGCCGGGCACATCATGATGCTGGCCGAGGCGAAGCGGCAGTGCGACTACCTCATCTGCGGGCTGCAGATGGACCCGACGCTCGACCGCCCCGAGAAGAACGCTCCGACGCAGACGGTCGTCGAGCGGTACATCCAGCTTCGCGGCTGCGAGTACGTCGACGAGATCGTCCCGTATTCCACCGAGCAGGACCTCGAAGACATCCTCCGCTCGTTCAAGATCGACGTGCGCATCGTCGGCGACGAGTACGAGGAACGCGACTTCACCGGCCGCAGCTACTGCGAAGAGGCCGGGATCGAGCTGTACTTCAACAGCCGCGAGCACCGCTTCTCGAGCTCGGGCCTGCGCAAGATCGTCGCCGCTAAGGAAGCCGAGCGCCTCGCGCGCGGCTGA
- a CDS encoding oxygenase MpaB family protein: MTQRTPLRARLLTALSGDPDGTPRWVRDLAEGDDDGWFVDGGAAWTVHAGMGTLVAGIRALLIQALHPGAMAGVHDFSRYREDPISRLNGTVRWVLSVTYGSREQAERETGRVARLHRRVTGEYTAGDGTEREYSASSADLVEWVHLAFADAFLTAHEVWGGPIPGGADAYVAEWAIAGRLMRVPDPPTSEAELRKRLRGFLERGELRADERTRDVVAFLRRPPFTGTMGIAYRVLFAAAVATIPRPYRRMLGVHRSVLPVVTATRIVLAVAERSLGSGPRAQDFARRRLTRLTAARRAGEAA; this comes from the coding sequence ATGACGCAGCGCACACCCCTGCGAGCGCGACTGCTCACCGCGCTCAGTGGCGACCCGGATGGGACGCCGAGGTGGGTGCGCGACCTCGCCGAAGGCGATGACGACGGCTGGTTCGTCGACGGCGGCGCGGCCTGGACGGTGCACGCGGGCATGGGCACGCTGGTCGCCGGCATCCGGGCACTGCTGATCCAAGCTCTGCATCCGGGCGCGATGGCGGGCGTGCACGACTTCTCGCGCTACCGCGAAGACCCCATCTCCCGCCTCAACGGCACGGTGCGGTGGGTGCTGAGCGTGACCTACGGGTCGCGCGAGCAGGCGGAGCGCGAGACGGGGCGAGTGGCTCGACTGCACCGCAGAGTCACCGGCGAGTACACCGCCGGAGACGGGACGGAGCGAGAGTACAGCGCCTCCTCCGCGGACCTCGTCGAATGGGTGCACCTCGCCTTCGCCGACGCGTTCCTGACGGCGCATGAGGTGTGGGGAGGGCCGATTCCGGGCGGGGCAGACGCGTATGTCGCCGAATGGGCGATCGCCGGGCGCCTGATGCGGGTGCCGGATCCGCCCACGAGCGAGGCGGAGCTGCGGAAGCGACTGCGCGGATTCCTCGAGCGCGGCGAGCTGCGCGCAGACGAACGCACCCGCGACGTCGTGGCGTTCCTGCGACGCCCGCCGTTCACCGGCACCATGGGCATCGCCTACCGCGTGCTGTTCGCGGCGGCCGTGGCCACGATCCCCCGTCCCTACCGCCGCATGCTGGGTGTTCATCGCAGTGTTCTCCCGGTCGTCACCGCGACTCGAATCGTGCTCGCCGTGGCCGAGAGATCGCTCGGCTCAGGGCCTCGCGCGCAGGACTTCGCGCGGCGCCGGCTCACCCGCCTGACCGCCGCGCGTCGTGCCGGCGAGGCCGCCTAG
- a CDS encoding phage holin family protein produces the protein MLRGYRDRADDSLLTLLGDLPELVRNLVTAEINAAKAWISRTAKDAGMGSLWFVIVLFLLFWAIPVLLAFGIIGLSSWWPAWLSALAVFGFLLVFIVIFALLGLARFRKVMKRENPGQAVATDVRIIKGDPANERS, from the coding sequence ATGCTCCGCGGATACCGCGACCGCGCCGATGACAGCCTGCTGACCCTGCTCGGGGATCTTCCCGAGCTGGTGCGCAACCTCGTCACGGCCGAGATCAACGCCGCGAAGGCGTGGATCTCTCGCACGGCGAAGGATGCCGGCATGGGCAGCCTGTGGTTCGTCATCGTGCTGTTCCTACTGTTCTGGGCGATCCCGGTGCTGCTGGCATTCGGCATCATCGGGCTGAGCTCATGGTGGCCCGCCTGGCTCTCCGCCCTCGCCGTGTTCGGTTTCCTGCTCGTCTTCATCGTCATCTTCGCCCTGCTCGGACTGGCACGCTTCCGCAAGGTGATGAAGCGCGAGAATCCGGGCCAGGCCGTCGCCACCGATGTGCGCATCATCAAGGGAGACCCCGCCAATGAGCGATCTTGA
- a CDS encoding glutamyl-tRNA reductase, whose translation MLLCVTASHKTASFELLERLSRQPETVAPSLMAAGVQGAVVLATCNRFEAYVEAEEVDSEAVIETVAQATGIPSADLDGSYQVVDDPHVAEHLFAVASGLESVVSGEGEIAGQVRRALSGAREQGTTSPQLERLFQRASQAQRKVKNVTALHRAGRSLVRLSLELADSRIADWSAERVLLVGTGSYAAVTLASLRERGAVDISVYSPSGRAVPFAQKHGIRPVAIADYASVAQHASLLITCTSAEMVLGPAQFDRQPGAAAGCLSTTSGAHPQSQLVIDLGMPRNVDPAVAQLEGVALLDLETIRLHAPLEELHATDAARHVVREAAESFHLDGSRQSVTPAVVALRTHIFGLLEAEIERARRRGDENGRVEQAMRHLAGVLLHTPTTRAHELAAEGRADEFHAALEALYGLSAESSTASDAASA comes from the coding sequence GTGCTGCTCTGCGTGACGGCGAGTCACAAGACCGCCTCTTTCGAACTGCTCGAACGCCTCAGCCGCCAGCCCGAGACCGTCGCCCCCAGCCTGATGGCTGCCGGCGTGCAGGGAGCCGTCGTGCTCGCCACCTGCAACCGATTCGAAGCCTACGTCGAGGCCGAGGAGGTGGACTCGGAGGCGGTGATCGAGACGGTCGCGCAGGCCACCGGCATCCCCTCCGCCGACCTCGACGGCTCATACCAGGTCGTCGACGACCCGCATGTCGCCGAGCACCTGTTCGCCGTCGCATCGGGCCTGGAGTCGGTCGTGTCGGGTGAGGGCGAGATCGCCGGACAGGTCCGCCGCGCTCTCAGCGGCGCCCGCGAGCAGGGCACCACCTCGCCGCAGCTCGAGCGTCTGTTCCAGCGCGCGAGCCAGGCGCAGCGGAAGGTCAAGAACGTCACCGCCCTGCACCGCGCCGGTCGCTCGCTCGTGCGCCTGTCGCTCGAGCTCGCCGACAGCCGCATCGCCGACTGGAGCGCCGAGCGCGTGCTGCTCGTCGGCACCGGTTCGTACGCCGCCGTCACTCTCGCGTCGCTGCGCGAGCGCGGCGCCGTCGACATCTCGGTCTACTCGCCGTCGGGCCGCGCTGTGCCGTTCGCCCAGAAGCACGGCATCCGTCCGGTCGCCATCGCCGATTACGCGAGCGTCGCGCAGCACGCGTCGCTGCTGATCACCTGCACCTCCGCCGAGATGGTGCTGGGGCCGGCCCAGTTCGACCGCCAGCCCGGCGCCGCCGCGGGATGCCTGTCGACGACCTCAGGGGCTCACCCCCAGTCGCAGCTCGTCATCGACCTCGGGATGCCGCGCAACGTCGATCCCGCCGTCGCCCAGCTCGAGGGCGTCGCACTGCTCGACCTCGAGACCATCCGCCTGCACGCCCCGCTCGAGGAGCTGCATGCCACCGACGCCGCCCGTCATGTCGTACGCGAAGCGGCGGAGAGCTTCCATCTCGACGGCTCGCGTCAGAGCGTGACCCCCGCGGTCGTGGCGCTGCGCACGCACATCTTCGGTCTGCTGGAGGCGGAGATCGAACGCGCGCGACGGCGCGGCGACGAGAACGGCCGCGTCGAGCAGGCTATGCGCCACCTCGCCGGCGTTCTGCTGCACACTCCGACCACGCGTGCCCACGAGCTCGCCGCCGAGGGTCGCGCGGACGAGTTCCATGCGGCGCTCGAGGCGCTGTACGGCCTGTCGGCCGAGTCGAGCACCGCCTCAGACGCAGCATCCGCCTGA